Proteins encoded in a region of the bacterium genome:
- a CDS encoding bifunctional 3,4-dihydroxy-2-butanone-4-phosphate synthase/GTP cyclohydrolase II, whose translation DYGIGAQILAELGIRRLRLLTNNPKKIVGLEGYGLEVVERVAIEVAPNNVNACYLKTKRDKMGHLILQDESE comes from the coding sequence GCGACTATGGCATCGGCGCCCAGATTCTGGCTGAACTGGGCATCCGCCGTCTGCGCCTGCTGACCAACAATCCCAAAAAGATCGTTGGACTGGAAGGGTATGGTCTGGAGGTGGTGGAACGGGTGGCGATCGAAGTGGCGCCCAACAACGTCAACGCCTGTTATCTGAAAACCAAACGGGACAAGATGGGCCATTTGATTTTACAGGATGAATCCGAGTGA